The following coding sequences lie in one Acropora palmata chromosome 3, jaAcrPala1.3, whole genome shotgun sequence genomic window:
- the LOC141877835 gene encoding monocarboxylate transporter 10-like isoform X1 produces the protein MEKKSRGIQFRRQLDSPWSWVVCFSSFTVQFLILGTHNSFGSFFVALLDKFQRSEAETAWIGSLAIGITYMAGPISTSLCYRWGCRVVMCLGSAIFLASMLITSFAPQLSVMYLTYGVLFGFGASCCYFSSFYVLIIYFNKYLALANGIAAAGVGAGTMAISLMIDKLIASYGLRIAFQGMAGLSVLLFIAGLTFIPMDSKEEDKSCEKVSLVKKREETKTLDRLVSSFKKILKPNPVWRNKAFAAWTIAAGMVFFANYIPYVYLIRFGESIGVPSSQGALLVGYLALAQTFGKILFGKLADFQRLSRQTLTQIGLLVMAVATCLCPLARSHLALLMYSLVSGTCDGCFCVMVGLLTHEIVGREMMAKAVGTMYGVVSIPMTIGPPLAGLLYDNTGSYDLVFFVSSGFVFVGACIIFLIPIFLPSTDHESQKVKTAGIDVIPETMVDLDDSLFESPRHKVTSRISLPSFGNDFELERNRLLLDGENTNSRPNSFILFSIIPEGSFRDLSIANERYSKSREASFTSLARLSEIRVDSRVNSCDKLETVKEIETSGTCDISDELDSKDLASSSTDLEEKPLSEYSWKRSEGDLSWKTHCSEADTEDSGFLEETSSCQNKDKTQQSGIKEDEINCVENMKQETDSKGSGYGKEEYVRALKEGPFNIYPESKKSILFGACVEDQSVSSLIKAAADVNAISHQRVSFAPHASQDIYSELFEEILEEVNDYVNNFPENPDLLKSMPKVSMTDLKACERETMV, from the exons ATGGAGAAAAAGAGTCGCGGGATACAGTTTCGCCGGCAGCTCGACTCGCCGTGGTCGTGGGTCgtttgtttttcctcattcacCGTTCAGTTCTTGATTCTTGGGACACACAATTCATTTGGGTCATTTTTCGTAGCATTACTTGACAAGTTTCAAAGGAGCGAAGCTGAAACCG CATGGATCGGTTCACTCGCAATAGGCATTACGTACATGGCAGGGCCAATCTCTACGAGCCTTTGCTACCGCTGGGGATGTCGGGTGGTCATGTGCCTTGGAAGCGCCATTTTTTTGGCTTCCATGCTGATTACGTCATTCGCCCCACAATTGTCCGTTATGTACCTCACATATGGTGTCCTTTTTGGCTTTGGTGCTAGCTGCTGTTACTTCTCTTCCTTCTACGTTctcataatttatttcaacaaGTATCTGGCATTGGCCAATGGCATCGCTGCAGCTGGTGTAGGAGCGGGAACAATGGCAATTAGCTTAATGATTGATAAGTTGATAGCTTCCTACGGGTTGAGGATTGCATTTCAAGGAATGGCAGGCTTGTCTGTGTTGCTGTTCATCGCTGGCTTAACCTTCATACCGATGGATTCCAAGGAAGAGGACAAATCGTGTGAGAAAGTTTCTCtagtgaaaaaaagagaagagacTAAAACTTTGGATAGACTTGTTTccagctttaaaaaaattttgaaacctaaCCCCGTGTGGAGAAATAAGGCGTTTGCAGCATGGACAATTGCTGCGGGAATGGTCTTCTTTGCCAACTATATTCCATATGTTTACCTG aTTCGCTTTGGTGAGAGTATCGGAGTGCCTTCCAGCCAAGGGGCTCTATTGGTCGGCTATCTTGCACTCGCTCAGACCTTTGGCAAGATCTTGTTTGGCAAGTTGGCGGACTTTCAACGATTAAGCCGCCAGACATTAACACAAATCGGTCTTTTGGTAATGGCGGTGGCTACTTGTCTCTGTCCCTTAGCCCGCTCTCACTTGGCCCTTCTCATGTACTCCCTGGTGTCAGGCACTTGTGATGGATGCTTTTGTGTGATGGTAGGACTTCTAACCCATGAAATCGTTGGCCGGGAAATGATGGCCAAAGCTGTGGGAACCATGTATGGTGTTGTCTCCATTCCTATGACAATTGGACCTCCCTTGGCAG GTCTCCTCTACGATAACACAGGAAGCTACGATCTTGTCTTCTTCGTGTCcagtggttttgtttttgttggagCCTGCATCATCTTCCTGATCCCGATTTTTCTCCCTTCCACTGATCATGAATCCCAAAAAGTTAAGACCGCAGGTATCGACGTCATACCAGAGACAATGGTTGACCTGGATGACAGTTTGTTTGAAAGTCCTAGGCACAAAGTAACTTCTCGAATCTCTTTACCGAGTTTCGGTAACGATTTTGAATTAGAACGGAACCGTTTGCTATTAGACGGAGAAAATACCAACTCGCGTCCGAATAGCTTTATATTATTTTCCATCATTCCAGAGGGGAGTTTCCGTGATTTGTCGATAGCAAATGAACGGTATTCCAAAAGCAGGGAGGCAAGCTTTACATCATTGGCAAGATTGTCGGAAATACGCGTTGATAGCCGTGTCAATAGTTGTGATAAACTGGAGACTGTCAAAGAGATTGAAACTTCAGGTACTTGCGATATTAGTGATGAATTAGATTCCAAAGACTTGGCTTCGTCTTCGACAGATCTCGAAGAAAAGCCGTTGAGTGAATATTCTTGGAAACGCAGCGAGGGTGATCTCTCTTGGAAGACCCACTGCTCGGAAGCAGATACGGAAGACAGTGGATTTCTGGAAGAAACTTCCTCGTGTCAGAACAAAGACAAGACACAACAGAGTGGAATTAAAGAGGATGAAATAAACTGCgttgaaaacatgaaacaagaGACTGATTCGAAAGGCAGCGGGTATGGCAAAGAGGAGTATGTACGGGCATTGAAAGAGGGACCTTTCAATATTTATCCGGAATCCAAGAAAAGTATTCTATTTGGTGCATGCGTAGAAGATCAAAGTGTCTCTTCCCTTATTAAGGCCGCTGCTGATGTAAACGCGATTAGCCATCAAAGGGTTTCTTTTGCTCCACACGCCTCGCAAGATATTTACAGCGAACTGTTTGAGGAAATACTTGAAGAAGTTAACGATTACGTGAACAATTTTCCTGAGAATCCGGACCTATTAAAATCAATGCCAAAAGTAAGCATGACAGATCTCAAGGCGTGCGAACGAGAAACGATGGTGTGA
- the LOC141877835 gene encoding monocarboxylate transporter 10-like isoform X2 has translation MAGPISTSLCYRWGCRVVMCLGSAIFLASMLITSFAPQLSVMYLTYGVLFGFGASCCYFSSFYVLIIYFNKYLALANGIAAAGVGAGTMAISLMIDKLIASYGLRIAFQGMAGLSVLLFIAGLTFIPMDSKEEDKSCEKVSLVKKREETKTLDRLVSSFKKILKPNPVWRNKAFAAWTIAAGMVFFANYIPYVYLIRFGESIGVPSSQGALLVGYLALAQTFGKILFGKLADFQRLSRQTLTQIGLLVMAVATCLCPLARSHLALLMYSLVSGTCDGCFCVMVGLLTHEIVGREMMAKAVGTMYGVVSIPMTIGPPLAGLLYDNTGSYDLVFFVSSGFVFVGACIIFLIPIFLPSTDHESQKVKTAGIDVIPETMVDLDDSLFESPRHKVTSRISLPSFGNDFELERNRLLLDGENTNSRPNSFILFSIIPEGSFRDLSIANERYSKSREASFTSLARLSEIRVDSRVNSCDKLETVKEIETSGTCDISDELDSKDLASSSTDLEEKPLSEYSWKRSEGDLSWKTHCSEADTEDSGFLEETSSCQNKDKTQQSGIKEDEINCVENMKQETDSKGSGYGKEEYVRALKEGPFNIYPESKKSILFGACVEDQSVSSLIKAAADVNAISHQRVSFAPHASQDIYSELFEEILEEVNDYVNNFPENPDLLKSMPKVSMTDLKACERETMV, from the exons ATGGCAGGGCCAATCTCTACGAGCCTTTGCTACCGCTGGGGATGTCGGGTGGTCATGTGCCTTGGAAGCGCCATTTTTTTGGCTTCCATGCTGATTACGTCATTCGCCCCACAATTGTCCGTTATGTACCTCACATATGGTGTCCTTTTTGGCTTTGGTGCTAGCTGCTGTTACTTCTCTTCCTTCTACGTTctcataatttatttcaacaaGTATCTGGCATTGGCCAATGGCATCGCTGCAGCTGGTGTAGGAGCGGGAACAATGGCAATTAGCTTAATGATTGATAAGTTGATAGCTTCCTACGGGTTGAGGATTGCATTTCAAGGAATGGCAGGCTTGTCTGTGTTGCTGTTCATCGCTGGCTTAACCTTCATACCGATGGATTCCAAGGAAGAGGACAAATCGTGTGAGAAAGTTTCTCtagtgaaaaaaagagaagagacTAAAACTTTGGATAGACTTGTTTccagctttaaaaaaattttgaaacctaaCCCCGTGTGGAGAAATAAGGCGTTTGCAGCATGGACAATTGCTGCGGGAATGGTCTTCTTTGCCAACTATATTCCATATGTTTACCTG aTTCGCTTTGGTGAGAGTATCGGAGTGCCTTCCAGCCAAGGGGCTCTATTGGTCGGCTATCTTGCACTCGCTCAGACCTTTGGCAAGATCTTGTTTGGCAAGTTGGCGGACTTTCAACGATTAAGCCGCCAGACATTAACACAAATCGGTCTTTTGGTAATGGCGGTGGCTACTTGTCTCTGTCCCTTAGCCCGCTCTCACTTGGCCCTTCTCATGTACTCCCTGGTGTCAGGCACTTGTGATGGATGCTTTTGTGTGATGGTAGGACTTCTAACCCATGAAATCGTTGGCCGGGAAATGATGGCCAAAGCTGTGGGAACCATGTATGGTGTTGTCTCCATTCCTATGACAATTGGACCTCCCTTGGCAG GTCTCCTCTACGATAACACAGGAAGCTACGATCTTGTCTTCTTCGTGTCcagtggttttgtttttgttggagCCTGCATCATCTTCCTGATCCCGATTTTTCTCCCTTCCACTGATCATGAATCCCAAAAAGTTAAGACCGCAGGTATCGACGTCATACCAGAGACAATGGTTGACCTGGATGACAGTTTGTTTGAAAGTCCTAGGCACAAAGTAACTTCTCGAATCTCTTTACCGAGTTTCGGTAACGATTTTGAATTAGAACGGAACCGTTTGCTATTAGACGGAGAAAATACCAACTCGCGTCCGAATAGCTTTATATTATTTTCCATCATTCCAGAGGGGAGTTTCCGTGATTTGTCGATAGCAAATGAACGGTATTCCAAAAGCAGGGAGGCAAGCTTTACATCATTGGCAAGATTGTCGGAAATACGCGTTGATAGCCGTGTCAATAGTTGTGATAAACTGGAGACTGTCAAAGAGATTGAAACTTCAGGTACTTGCGATATTAGTGATGAATTAGATTCCAAAGACTTGGCTTCGTCTTCGACAGATCTCGAAGAAAAGCCGTTGAGTGAATATTCTTGGAAACGCAGCGAGGGTGATCTCTCTTGGAAGACCCACTGCTCGGAAGCAGATACGGAAGACAGTGGATTTCTGGAAGAAACTTCCTCGTGTCAGAACAAAGACAAGACACAACAGAGTGGAATTAAAGAGGATGAAATAAACTGCgttgaaaacatgaaacaagaGACTGATTCGAAAGGCAGCGGGTATGGCAAAGAGGAGTATGTACGGGCATTGAAAGAGGGACCTTTCAATATTTATCCGGAATCCAAGAAAAGTATTCTATTTGGTGCATGCGTAGAAGATCAAAGTGTCTCTTCCCTTATTAAGGCCGCTGCTGATGTAAACGCGATTAGCCATCAAAGGGTTTCTTTTGCTCCACACGCCTCGCAAGATATTTACAGCGAACTGTTTGAGGAAATACTTGAAGAAGTTAACGATTACGTGAACAATTTTCCTGAGAATCCGGACCTATTAAAATCAATGCCAAAAGTAAGCATGACAGATCTCAAGGCGTGCGAACGAGAAACGATGGTGTGA